GCGAGGAACTCCCGGAAGTGGTGGCGGCCGTGAATCGGGGCTTTCACGCCGACGATGTCGTCGAGGCGGTCAGATAGGTCACGAGCGCGGGTCACACAGTCCTCGGCGAGGTCGACCAGTCCGTCCGGGCCGAGCCACGCGGCGTGCATCGCAGTCCGAAGCGCGACCCACGCCTGATTCGTACAGATGTTGGAGGTGGCCCGCTCCTTGCGGATGTGTTGCTCCCGCGTCTGGAGCGTCAGCGTGTACGCGCGGCGGTCGGCGGCGTCTTCGCTGGCCCCGACCAGCCGGCCGGGGACCTGCCGCAGATACTCCTCGCGGGTGACGAACATTCCGAGGCCGAATCCGTAGGCGGTCCCGGTCCCCAGCGACGCGGCGTCGCCGACGACTACGTCGGCTCCGACATCGGCCGGGCGCTCCAGCAGGGACAGCGCGATGGGGTCCGAGCCGAGACAGAACAGCGCCTCGTGGTCGTGGGCCAGGTCGCCGACAACCCCGAGCCGTTCCTCGATAACGCCCCGGACCGTCGGCGACTCGGCGTACACCATCGCGGTGTCGTCGCCTATCTGGTCGGCCAGCGCCGCCACGTCGACGACGCCGTCGGTCATCGGGTATGACTCGACCGTGAGGGCCGGTCCTTCGGCGTAGTTCGACAGAACGGTGCGTTTGCCCTCCCGGAGGTGCTCGGGAACCAGAATCCGGTCGCCCGAGACCGAACGGACGCGCTGGGAGAGCGTCGCCGCCTCGCCCAGCGCCGTCGCGTCGTCGTACATCGAGCAGTTGGCGACGCCCAGTCCCGTGAGTTCGACCAGCATCGACTGGAACTCGAACAACGCTTGGAGAAAGCCCTGTGCGACCTCTGGCTGGTACTGCGTGTAGGAGGTCAGGAACTCCGAGCGGCTGGCGAGGTCGTCAACGACGCTCGGGACGTAGTGGTCGTAGTGGCCGCGGCCGAGAAACTCGGTGAGGTCGGCGTTGCGGCCCAGGAGGCCGGCGACTTCCCGGCGCGCCGCCCGCTCGCTCCGGGCGTCGATACCGAACTCGCCGTCGAAGGCGACGGACTCGGGAACGTCGAACAGCGATTCGAGGTCGTCGGCCCCGACTGCATCGAGCATCGCCGCGGTCTCTGCGGCCGTCTGCGGTGCGTACGGACTGCCTGTTGCGTGTGAGTCACTATCGCTCATTGGAGAACCACCCAGTAGCGCCGGGGTGACATGATATCGACAGCTAGCGACCGTGCCCACATTAGGTTACTCCTTTCACCCCCGCAGGGACCGCTGCCACCGAGGGTTACTCGATCTGGTCGCGGTACGCGTCGGGTGAAAGCAGGTCGTCGCTCTCGTCGGCTATCTCGACCTCAAGCATCCACCCGTCACCGAACGGGTCCTCGTTCAGCAGTTCCGGCTCGTCGCGGAGCCGGTCGTTGACTGCTGTGACGGTGCCGGAGACGGGGGCGTACACGTCGGACACGGCCTTGATAGACTCCACTACGCCGAAGTCCTCGCCCGCGGTCAGCTCCGCCCCTGCCTCGGGCAGTTCGACGAACACCACGTCGCCGAGTTCGTCCTGTGCGAACGCCGTGATGCCGACCTCGGCGGTGTCGCCGGAGACGCGTACCCATTCGTGTGACTCCAGATATCGCAGGTCGTCGGGAACGTCGAAGCTCATCTATCGAGGAATGGTGTGCTCCTGGTACGTGCTTTCTTCGGTTCGCCGCGGACGACAACGCGGACGGACTCGTCCGGTTGGGCGTACGCCGTCGGGACGTAGGCGAGGGCAATCGGCGCTCCCAGCGTCGGACTCATCGTACCGCTGGTGATGTGACCGATCGGCTCTCCGTCCGGCGTCGTCACGTCGTACCCGTGACGCGGGACGCCGCGGTCGATGAGTTCGATGCCGATGAGCTTCTCTTCGGGACCGTCAGCGGCGACGCCCTCCAGTGCGTCCCGACCGACGAACTCCGTATCTAGTTTGACGGTCCAGCCGATACCGGCCTCGTAAGGCGTCCTGGGCTCGTCGACCGGGTGGAACTCCTGCCCGGAGAGCAGAAAACCCATCTCCAACCGGAGGGTGTCGCGCGCGCCGAGCCCGCAGGGCTGGCACTCAAGCGCGCCCCAGACCGCCTCGGCTTCGTCGGGCGGACAGAGGATTTCGAAGCCGCGTTCGCCCGTGTATCCCGTCCGAGCGATCAACGAGTCGACACCGGCGACAGCCCCGTCAGCCACCTCGAACCGCGACAGGGCAGCGAGCGAGACATCTGTCTCGGCTGCCAGCAGGTCCGGCGCGTCAGGCCCCTGGACGGCGATCATCGCGTACTCCTCGGTCCGGTTCGTCACCGTCGCGTCGATCCCCCGCTCGTCCCGCTCAGAGAGCCACCGTTCGGTCATTTCCCCGTCGTGCCCGGCGTTCGGGATGA
The genomic region above belongs to Haloarcula hispanica ATCC 33960 and contains:
- the gcvT gene encoding glycine cleavage system aminomethyltransferase GcvT codes for the protein MTLRAPPLSAVHQRSDASFTDFGGWEMPVEFESIRTEHEAVRSEAGKFDVSHMGQITVSGPDAATLTQRLTTNDVTVLDPGEAQYGAITDEDGIMLDDTVVYRLPEGAADEFLFIPNAGHDGEMTERWLSERDERGIDATVTNRTEEYAMIAVQGPDAPDLLAAETDVSLAALSRFEVADGAVAGVDSLIARTGYTGERGFEILCPPDEAEAVWGALECQPCGLGARDTLRLEMGFLLSGQEFHPVDEPRTPYEAGIGWTVKLDTEFVGRDALEGVAADGPEEKLIGIELIDRGVPRHGYDVTTPDGEPIGHITSGTMSPTLGAPIALAYVPTAYAQPDESVRVVVRGEPKKARTRSTPFLDR
- the gcvPA gene encoding aminomethyl-transferring glycine dehydrogenase subunit GcvPA, which gives rise to MSDSDSHATGSPYAPQTAAETAAMLDAVGADDLESLFDVPESVAFDGEFGIDARSERAARREVAGLLGRNADLTEFLGRGHYDHYVPSVVDDLASRSEFLTSYTQYQPEVAQGFLQALFEFQSMLVELTGLGVANCSMYDDATALGEAATLSQRVRSVSGDRILVPEHLREGKRTVLSNYAEGPALTVESYPMTDGVVDVAALADQIGDDTAMVYAESPTVRGVIEERLGVVGDLAHDHEALFCLGSDPIALSLLERPADVGADVVVGDAASLGTGTAYGFGLGMFVTREEYLRQVPGRLVGASEDAADRRAYTLTLQTREQHIRKERATSNICTNQAWVALRTAMHAAWLGPDGLVDLAEDCVTRARDLSDRLDDIVGVKAPIHGRHHFREFLARTDQPASAIVADLASEGFAVHAVEDHLVQVCATETTADATDEFVAAFREVAK
- the gcvH gene encoding glycine cleavage system protein GcvH translates to MSFDVPDDLRYLESHEWVRVSGDTAEVGITAFAQDELGDVVFVELPEAGAELTAGEDFGVVESIKAVSDVYAPVSGTVTAVNDRLRDEPELLNEDPFGDGWMLEVEIADESDDLLSPDAYRDQIE